A single genomic interval of Syngnathoides biaculeatus isolate LvHL_M chromosome 1, ASM1980259v1, whole genome shotgun sequence harbors:
- the stmnd1 gene encoding uncharacterized protein stmnd1: MGCGSSKTTGVRPVRPADDVEKSVEDDIKGKCGRGDSAASKATEDSGVVVENGEVPAEPPALLGREVPMRDRPTSGDILLDLQNEGIIPASPGGQDVTAGRAYTIVLDDSKGIRRRPPARLESLRVKRLPSKEEMEEKMRLADERRKSREAELTARLRSKSARVRRAALDPDAADGVQHGRWPPDVDAVCPPAPEAGESPRPDGESELLRSSGGAGERLRLDSGEVF; the protein is encoded by the exons ATGGGATGTGGCAGCTCCAAGACCACGGGGGTCCGCCCCGTACGACCCGCGGACGACGTTGAGAAAAGTGtggag GATGACATCAAAGGCAAATGTGGCCGCGGCGACTCGGCCGCGTCTAAGGCGACGGAGGACAGCGGCGTGGTGGTGGAGAATGGCGAGGTGCCCGCCGAGCCGCCCGCCTTACTGGGGCGGGAGGTCCCGATGCGGGATCGGCCCACGTCCGGCGATATCCTGCTGGACCTGCAGAACGAGGGGATCATCCCGGCGAGCCCCGGCGGCCAGGATGTGACAGCCGGGCGGGCCTACACCATCGTG CTGGATGACAGCAAGGGTATCAGACGCCGGCCTCCCGCCAGACTGGAGTCCCTCAGGGTCAAACGTCTGCCCAGCAAAGAGGAGATGGAGGAGAAGATGCGGCTCGCTGACGAGAGACGCAAG TCGCGTGAAGCCGAGCTGACGGCGCGCCTGAGGAGCAAGTCGGCCCGCGTCCGCCGAGCCGCCTTAGACCCGGACGCGGCCGACGGCGTCCAACACGGGCGTTGGCCTCCCGACGTCGACGCCGTTTGCCCCCCCGCGCCTGAGGCGGGGGAGAGTCCGAGACCCGACGGGGAGTCTGAGCTCCTCCGGTCCTCCGGGGGAGCTGGAGAGCGACTCCGTCTGGATTCCGGCGAAGTTTTTTga
- the rbm24a gene encoding RNA-binding protein 24 → MHTTQKDTTYTKIFVGGLPYHTTDSSLRKYFEVFGEIEEAVVITDRQTGKSRGYGFVTMADRSAADRACKDPNPIIDGRKANVNLAYLGAKPRVMQPGFTFGVPQIHPAFIQRPYGIPAHYVYPQAFVQPSVVIPHMQPAAAPAPATSPYIDYTGAAYAQYSAVSAAAAAAAYEQYPYAASPAAAGYVTTAGYGYAVQQPLAAAAAAPGSAAAAAAAAAFGQYQPQQLQADRMQ, encoded by the exons ATGCACACCACGCAAAAGGACACCACCTACACCAAGATCTTCGTCGGGGGGCTGCCGTACCACACCACCGACTCCAGTCTCAGGAAGTACTTTGAGGTGTTCGGCGAGATCGAGGAGGCGGTGGTCATCACCGACAGGCAGACCGGCAAATCTCGGGGATATGGATTT GTGACCATGGCGGACCGCTCGGCTGCCGACCGGGCCTGCAAGGACCCCAACCCCATCATCGACGGCAGGAAGGCCAACGTCAACCTGGCCTACCTGGGGGCCAAGCCTCGAGTCATGCAGCCAG GTTTCACCTTTGGCGTCCCCCAAATTCACCCCGCGTTCATCCAAAGGCCTTACGG CATCCCGGCGCACTACGTGTACCCCCAGGCCTTCGTGCAGCCCAGCGTGGTGATCCCGCACATGCAGCCCGCCGCCGCCCCGGCGCCGGCCACCTCCCCGTACATCGACTACACCGGCGCGGCCTACGCGCAGTACTCGGCCGTCAGCgcggcggccgccgccgccgcgtacGAGCAGTACCCCTACGCCGcctcccccgccgccgccggctaCGTGACCACGGCGGGGTACGGCTACGCGGTCCAGCAGCCtctggccgccgccgccgccgccccgggctccgccgccgccgccgcggccgccgccgccttcggCCAGTACCAGCCTCAGCAGCTGCAGGCCGACCGCATGCAATAG